Proteins encoded by one window of Lathyrus oleraceus cultivar Zhongwan6 chromosome 1, CAAS_Psat_ZW6_1.0, whole genome shotgun sequence:
- the LOC127125630 gene encoding bifunctional UDP-glucose 4-epimerase and UDP-xylose 4-epimerase 1-like produces the protein MASSLQKILVTGGAGFIGAHTVVQLLKDGFHVSIIDNFDNSAMEAVDRVREIVGPNLSQNLEFTLGDLRNKDDLEKLFSKTKFDAVIHFAGLKAVGESVANPRRYFDNNLVGTINLYEVMAKHNCKNMVFSSSATVYGQPKKSPCVEDFELQATNPYGRTKLFLEEIARDISKAEPEWRIILLRYFNPVGAHESGKLGEDPRGIPNNLMPYIQQVAVGRLPELNVYGHDYPTRDGSAVRDYIHVMDLANGHIAALRKLFATENIGCTAYNLGTGRGTSVLEMVDAFNKASGKKISLKLCPRRPGDAIEVYASTEKAERELGWKAKYGVEEMCRDQWNWAKNNLWGYSGKP, from the coding sequence ATGGCGTCTTCATTGCAAAAGATACTTGTAACCGGCGGGGCCGGTTTCATTGGCGCTCACACTGTTGTTCAGCTTCTCAAAGACGGGTTTCATGTTTCCATCATTGATAATTTTGATAATTCTGCTATGGAAGCAGTGGACCGTGTTCGTGAAATTGTTGGTCCAAACCTTTCACAGAATCTTGAATTCACACTGGGAGATCTCAGGAATAAAGATGATTTGGAGAAACTTTTCTCAAAAACTAAATTCGATGCTGTCATTCATTTTGCTGGGTTAAAAGCAGTTGGTGAAAGTGTTGCAAATCCTCGTCGTTATTTTGATAATAATCTTGTTGGCACCATCAACCTCTATGAAGTTATGGCTAAGCACAATTGCAAAAACATGGTTTTCTCATCGTCTGCCACTGTTTATGGCCAACCTAAAAAGAGTCCATGTGTGGAGGATTTTGAGTTACAAGCAACGAACCCTTATGGACGGACGAAGCTTTTCCTTGAAGAAATTGCACGAGATATTTCGAAAGCTGAGCCGGAATGGAGAATCATTTTACTGAGATACTTTAATCCAGTTGGGGCACATGAAAGTGGTAAATTGGGTGAAGATCCTAGAGGCATCCCAAATAACCTCATGCCTTATATACAGCAAGTAGCCGTTGGAAGATTACCCGAGCTCAATGTATATGGTCATGATTATCCTACAAGGGATGGTTCTGCGGTACGGGACTATATCCACGTGATGGACTTAGCAAATGGTCACATTGCCGCCCTGAGAAAGCTTTTCGCAACGGAAAACATAGGTTGTACGGCTTACAATTTGGGAACCGGTCGCGGTACATCTGTGCTTGAAATGGTTGACGCATTTAATAAAGCTTCTGGTAAGAAAATCTCATTGAAATTGTGTCCGAGAAGGCCAGGAGATGCTATAGAGGTTTATGCATCTACAGAGAAAGCAGAGAGAGAACTCGGTTGGAAGGCCAAATATGGTGTGGAGGAGATGTGCAGGGATCAGTGGAATTGGGCAAAGAACAACCTGTGGGGTTACTCGGGAAAGCCTTGA